The proteins below are encoded in one region of Sedimentibacter sp. zth1:
- a CDS encoding 1-aminocyclopropane-1-carboxylate deaminase/D-cysteine desulfhydrase: MKLGRLQKTPVQKLNEKLNNNTFYIKRDDLLPISFGGNKARKAVLFFEELDKLGCNCVVTYGSSSSNHCRIVANIAASMGLPCFIISPNETSKKTFNSQMMRIFRAEIINCSVSEVKYTIKNKLKELKDTGYKPYFIQGGGHGDIGTKAYVQAYEEIKDYENKTKIHFDYIFHTSGTGTTQAGLICGQLIHRDNRKIIGISNARKNPNGGQVVFDSVNSYLTSIDKEHVTADVINFIDTYVLDGYGAYNDKILQTIKEMLINEGIPMDTTYTGKGFWGMKEYIRENQIIGCNILFIHTGGTPLFFDDLEVLVND, translated from the coding sequence ATGAAACTAGGGAGATTACAGAAAACGCCAGTGCAGAAACTTAATGAAAAATTGAATAACAATACTTTCTATATTAAACGAGACGATCTTCTCCCAATTTCATTTGGAGGAAATAAAGCTAGAAAAGCAGTTCTGTTTTTTGAAGAACTAGACAAACTAGGTTGTAATTGTGTAGTTACATATGGAAGTAGTAGTTCTAATCACTGTAGAATTGTAGCAAATATTGCAGCATCAATGGGTTTGCCATGCTTCATTATTTCACCTAATGAAACAAGTAAAAAGACTTTCAACAGTCAAATGATGAGAATATTCAGGGCAGAGATAATTAACTGTTCTGTATCTGAAGTTAAGTATACTATTAAAAATAAACTGAAAGAATTAAAGGATACAGGCTATAAACCTTACTTCATTCAAGGTGGTGGCCACGGTGATATTGGAACGAAAGCTTATGTACAGGCTTACGAAGAAATCAAAGATTATGAGAATAAAACAAAAATTCATTTCGATTATATATTTCATACATCTGGAACAGGAACTACTCAAGCTGGGCTTATTTGTGGTCAGTTGATTCATAGAGATAATAGGAAAATAATTGGAATAAGTAATGCAAGGAAAAATCCAAATGGTGGTCAGGTTGTTTTCGATAGTGTTAATAGTTATTTGACAAGTATAGATAAAGAACATGTAACCGCCGATGTTATCAACTTCATAGATACCTATGTACTTGATGGGTACGGTGCTTACAATGATAAGATACTGCAGACGATTAAAGAAATGTTGATAAATGAAGGAATCCCAATGGACACCACATATACAGGTAAAGGATTCTGGGGGATGAAGGAATATATTAGAGAAAATCAAATTATAGGGTGCAACATTTTGTTTATTCATACTGGGGGAACGCCACTGTTCTTTGATGATTTGGAGGTATTAGTGAATGACTGA